The genomic DNA GAGGGCATAGATGTCGATATCGAGCAGGAGGTGCTCGGTTTCCCCATTAACTCAAGCATTTCCGGCAATCCGGTCGTAAACGGTGATAACATTGTCATTCATTTAACAGACCTGAATCTCGCCGGCCTGCCGCTCAGCGAAGACACAGTTTATACAGCACTCAGAAAACTCATCGAGCTGCCGGAAGGCATTCAGCTGAGCGAAAGAGAGCGTGCGATTGTTATCGACATGTCGCTGTTTGAACAGTACATCGGCGGGGAACTTCAAGCCGATAAAATAGACTATGAAAACGATGCATGGTATTTTTCAGTTAACAACAATTTCTAGGAGGCAGTTATTTATGGCAACAGCAACTTTAGCAGGCGGATGTTTCTGGTGTTTAATCAAACCGTTTGACCAGTGGGACGGCGTAAAGAAAATCGTTTCAGGTTATTCAAACGGAGATAAGCAGAATCCAACATACGCTGAAGTATCAACAGGAACAACAGGACATATAGAAGCTGTACAGATTGAATTCGACGAAGAAGTAATGAGCTACCGCGAGCTGCTTGAAGTATTTTTCAAGACATTCGATCCGACGGATACCGGCGGACAGTTCGGTGACCGCGGACCGCAGTATATGCCGGCCGTATTTTACCACGACGAAGCACAGCATCAGACAGCGCTCGATTTAATTAAAGAACTCGACGAAGCAGCTATCTTCCCCGGTCCGATCAACACACCGGTACTGCCGTATAAAAACTTCTACGAAGCAGAAGAAGAGCACCAGGATTTCCACGAAAAGAATCCGGGTCATTACAACGCATATTATAAAGGCTCCGGACGTAAAGGATTTATAGATCATGTATGGGGTGAAAATTAATGGCGAGAAAAGATATCAGCGAATTAACTGAACTGGAAAGACAGGTAATGAAAGAAGACGGTACCGAAGCACCTTTTGAGAACGAGTACTGGAAACACTTCGAGGAAGGGATTTACGTCGATAAGCTGAGCGGCAAGCCGCTGTTCACTTCAAAAGACAAGTTCGATTCTTCATGCGGCTGGCCGAGCTTCGCCAAATCATTGTCCGATGAAGATGTATCAGAACACGTGGACACGTCGTTTGGCATGCGCCGTACGGAAGTCAGAAGTGAAACTTCGGACTCCCACCTCGGCCACGTCTTCCCGGACGGGCCAACGGAACTCGGCGGCTTAAGATACTGCATCAACTCTGCAGCACTTGATTTTATTCCAAAAAGCGACCTTGAAAAAGAAGGCTACGGTGAATACGTCAAGCTGCTGGAATCAGGCGAGTAATATGAAAGACCGCCCGTATTACCAGTATATGAAAACAGAACTCGGTGCAAAAACGGACATCGGTGAACTCGCAAATCACATCATCGATGACATGTCTTTCCCGAAGTACTCAAATAATTACGAAGAAATATCGGATTACCTTGAAAAGAACCCTTATCTTAATATATCATTAGATACGTTTGATGAAAGTTTTTCAAATTACAAACAATGGCTACAATCATAGAGGAGATGAAAATATGAGTATTCATATCAATGCAAAACAGGGCGATATCGCCGACACTATTTTACTGCCGGGAGATCCCCTGCGTGCGAAGTATATCGCTGAAACGTTTTTAGAAGACGTTGTATGCTACAACGAAGTACGTAACATGTTCGGATACACCGGTACGTACAAAGGCAAGAGAATTTCTGTACAGGGTACGGGTATGGGTGTGCCTTCAATTTCAATTTACATTCACGAACTTATGCGTGATTACGGCGTTAAAAACTTAATCCGTGTCGGTACTGCCGGTGCATTAAAAGAAGAAGTTAAAGTACGCGACGTTGTTATCGCACAAAGTGCAACAACTGACTCTTACCAGAATGCAAAATTATTCGGCAACGTGAGCTACGCGCCGACTTCAAACTTCGAACTGCTTCTTTCAAGCTACAACGAAGCACAAAAACGCGGTCTTGATGTGAAAGTCGGAAACGTCTACACAGCAGACTCATTCTACGATACAAAGACTGACACGAAGCAGCTTGCAGACTACGGTGTGCTCGCAGTGGAAATGGAATCTTCAGCACTGTTCACAATCGCAGAAGAATACAATGCACGCGCACTGGCTATTCTGACAATCTCTGACCACCTGATTACAGGAGAGGTGACAACTGCAGAAGAAAGACAGACAACATTCAACGATATGATCGAAGTTGCTCTGGATGCAGCAGTGCCGTTTATCGGAAAATAATATATTAATTAATGAAGAACAGTGATTTCACTGTTCTTTTCTTTTCATTAAGCGGTTAAACTGATAATATATGAGTAATACATAGGTAGAAATTAGGTGCATATCTTGAGCGAAGAAAACAATGATAAGAACGTTCAGCCGAAACTCCGGTCCGTTCAAATGAATATATTCTGGTTTATCGTCATTATTTTAACGACGATTATTGCCAGTGTGGTAATTACAGCAATTTCAATTTCAAATAACCAGGAACGTGCAGTCAACGTCGGAACCGATACGAGAACCGAGTTTGCGAAACTGTACAGCGTTTACGATACGCTCACTGAAAACTACTACGAAGATGTCGATTCGGACGCGCTGATTGAATCTTCCATCCGCGGAATGGTCGAAGGACTTGAAGATCCGTACAGCGAGTACATGAGTATCGATGAAACCGATGAATTCGAAGAGAGCATTACAGGCGATTTTGAAGGCATCGGTGCAGAAGTCATGCAGGAAGGCAGCAAAATTATTATCTCAAGTCCGATGAAAGGCTCACCGGCAGAGCAGGCGGGTATTGAACCCGGCGACCAGATTCTTGCTGTTGACGGCGATTCACTGGAAGGTAAGACAACGACAGAAGCAGTACAGCTCATCCGGGGTGAGAAGGGTACCGACGTCGTACTGACGATTCAGCGCGGCTCAGGCAGCCCGACTGATATTACAATTACACGCGATACGATTCATATCGACAGTGTGACATATGAGAAAGTCGACGGTGTGGGTCATATCAGCATTAACAGATTCCAGCAGGGCACGACCGACGAATTCAGCAAGTTTATCGATGAGGCGGCCAATGACGGTGTGAAGGAACTCATTATCGACTTCCGCTACAATCCGGGCGGCCTGTTAAACGAAGCCGTGACGATGATCAACCAGTTTATCGAACCGGAAACAGCGGCGCTGTACCTGGAAGATAATACGGGTAATCAGCAGGAAATCATCACCGAAAACGAGAAAAATGAAAACACCGAATCATTCAACGAAGTGTACATTTTAATTAACGAAGGTTCAGCAAGTGCCTCAGAAGTATTTACAGGCGCACTGGATGACCTGACAGATGTGACGATCGCAGGAACAACTTCATTCGGTAAAGGTGTCGTGCAGCGTACGAGCGAGTTTAAAGACAACTCGATGCTGAAATATACGAACACGAAATGGCTGACACCTGACAAGACATGGGTGCAGGACGATGGAATCAAGCCGGACATTGAACTGATTAATCCGGACTACTACCGCATCGAACTGCTGACAGAGGACGAAGTCTTCGCAGAAGGCCAGGAAAACGAGAAGGTACTGTCGATTAAAGTCGCACTCGACGCGCTCGGCTATGATATTAAGTCGTTTGACAATCACTTTGATGCCGGGCTGACAGCAGCTGTGAAGGCTTATCAGAACGATAAAAACCTTACAGCCGACGGTATCGTCACAGGCGAAACGACGACGGGCATTCTGTCCGACATCCGCGAAAAGATTAACGACAACGACGCCCAGCTGAATTATTTAATCGATTACATTAACGGTGACCAGTCCATTATGGAAATTGAGCAGAAGGCACGGAATAATGCACCGCACATTCCGCCGGTCACTGAAGATGAACAGCATTTAACTGATGAAGCAGAAGACGAAGAAGAATAAGACTTCAAATTCCGTACATAATCACCGTGTACGGAATTTTTTGTTGTAGACAATTTGTAAATAGTTTAAAGTAAAGTCAATAAGTATTATGGAGGGCGCTTATGGTTTCAGATAATAAAAAAGTTATGCTGACAGGCGGCGGTACAGTCGGCCATGTAATGCTGAACAAACTTCTAATTCCTGAATTACAAAATAAAAATATTGAGCCGCACTACATCGGTTCGAAAAATGGCATCGAGAAAGACATTATTGCGGATATGAACATTCCGTATCACAGTATCTCGAGCGGCAAGCTGCGCCGTTATATTTCTTTTGAAAACTTAAAGGATATTTTTAAAGTGGTAAAAGGCGTTTTGGATGCCAAGAAAATTTTAAAGCGTGAAAAACCGCTGTTCGTCTTTTCAAAAGGCGGCTTCGTCTCCGTGCCGGTCGTCCTCGCTGCGGCCGCAACAGATGTACCGGTCTATATTCACGAATCTGACTTAACACCGGGACTCGCAAACAGAATCGCGAGCAAGTTCGCAACGAAAGTATTCACGACGTTTGAAGCGACGACGGAACACTTTACCGATGCGAAAGCAGAATACCTCGGACCGGCGATCCGTCCGGAATTAACACAGGGCTCACACGAAGAGGGCTATGCGCTCACCGGATTCAATTCAGCGAAACCTGTACTGATCGTTATGGGCGGCTCACTCGGTGCGAAGAAAATTAACGAGTTCATTCACTCACACATCGATACGCTGACAGAAAAGTATCAGATTATCCACTTAACAGGGAAGGGCAACGTGAACAAAAAGGTTAAAGCTGCCGGCTACAAACAGTTCGATTACGTCGGCGACGAGCTTGCACACCTATTGGCAATCAGCGACATCGTCATTTCACGGAGCGGCTCAAATGCAATATTTGAATTACTGCACGTTAAAAAGCCGATGGTATTAATTCCGCTCGGACTCGATCAGAGCCGCGGCGACCAGATTCAAAATGCGAAGCACTTTAAGAAGCAGGGCTACGCAGAAGTACTGAAAGAAGAAGATCTGAACCTTGAAAATCTCGGGAACACACTCGATGACATCGATAACAGATACAGTGAAATCACATATAAAATGACACAGTTTAAACACGGCTTCCACCCGGATGAACTTGCCGCTAAACTGATTGGGGAGGCGTCGCAAAGTGAGCAGAAGTAAGAAAATGTCTTTATTTCTCGTCTTCACTTTAATATTCGGCGTCATCGCCGTCTTTCATGAGTCGAGACTCGGGCGCTGGATCGACCGTGAAGTCTACGAGTTTATCTATGCATCAGAAAGTTTCATTACGACAGCGCTGATGCTCGGCTTTACACAGCTCGGCGAAGTACTGTCGATGATCGTCATGTCACTGATTCTGATTTCAATACTGATGCTGTACAAATTAAAAATTCACACGTTGTTTATTTTGATTTCAATGATTGCATCAAGCATTCTGATTCCGGTATTAAAAAACTCATTCGACCGCGAGCGTCCGTCTATGCTCCGCCTGATTGAAATTTCCGGATTCAGTTTCCCGAGCGGTCACGCAATGGGCTCGACAATATTCTTCGGGTCGCTTGCGACGATAATTAAACATACGGATCTGAATAATAAAGCACTCCTTATGACGGTGTGTGCAACATTCATTCTGATGATTTCATCATCCCGTGTATACCTTGGTGTACACTACCCGACAGACGTGCTGGCAGGCGTCGTTATCGGCCTTGCAGTCGTTGTTGGCACAAGTGCGCTGCTCCATAAAAAGCTCAGAAAACCGCGCTTAATTTAAAAGAATTTTTTCTTCAAATATTATCATTGCTTAAAGTATTCCAAGGAATTATAATGAGATTACTTTGGGTGAAATTAAGACGGCAGGTGATAATATGGCAATAAATTTATATGAAAACATTACGCTTGAAAATGACAGAATCAGACTCGTGCCCATGCAGTTAAGCCACGCCGCAGAACTTCAGTCTATTAATCATGACAGTATTTGGACCTACATGCTATTTCAGGCAACAACAGAAGATGCAATGAGCGAATGGATTCAAAGTGCCATCGAGCTCCGCAATCAGCTGAAATCGATTCCCTTTGTTGTCGTATTAAAATCGACAGGCGAAGTAGTCGGTGCCACACGTATCCAGCACATTGACTACGAACGTCAAAGCTGCGAAATCGGCGCCTCCTGGTTCGGAACGAAAGCACAGCGCACATTCATTAACTCAGACAGCAAATACCTGCTGCTTGAATACTGCTTCGAAGTCCTTCATCTCATGCGTGTCCAGGTACGCGCAGACGAGCGCAACGAACGCAGCAACAAAGCAATCGAAAGAATCGGCTTCACAAAAGAAGGCGTGATCCGTAAAGAACGTGCACTGCACGGTGTGCCGCGCAATTTAATAATCTATTCAATCATCGACGATGAATGGCCCGAAGTTAAAACGAATTTACTTATTAAACAGCAAAGCTATATGATGGACACACCAAATACAATCGTAAGTTAATAAAATAAATATAATTAAAGACCGGCCGGCTCCTTTTGAAAGGAGCTGACCGGTTTTTTGTTTGTTTTGGCGGTGTGGGGTTGGTTCGTGCCCGCCGGTGCACCTCGTCAACCCCGCGAAGTACACCAGAGCCCGCCGGTGCACCTCGTTAATGCCGCGAAGTACACCAGAGCCCGCCGGTGCACCTCGTCAACCCCGCGAAGTACACCAGAGACCGCCGGTGCACCTCGTCAATTCTGCGAAGTACACCAGAGACCGCCGGTGCACCTCGTCGATCCCGCGAAGTACACCAGAGACCGCCGGTGCACCTCGTCAACCCCGCGAAGTACACCAGAGACCGCCGGTGCACCTCGTCAACCCCGCGAAGTACACCAGAGACCGCCGGTGCACCTCGTCAACCCCGCGAAGTACACCAGAGACCGCCGGTGCACCTCGTTAATTCCGCGAAGTACACCAGAGACCGCCGGTGCACCTCGTTAATTCTGCGAAGTACACCAAAGCTCGCCGGTGCACCTCGTCAACCCCGCGAAGTACACCAGAGCCCGCCAAAACACCATCTGTCCCCGAACCCCGTACAAATCCCCGTACAAATCCCCGCACACCGCACCTTTCATTTTTAAACAACCGCATTTTCATGATAATATGTAGACAAAGTAGGTGAGGCTTATGCCGGAAGTGTTAGTTGTTGAAGACGAAACGAATTTAGCCCGTTTCATAGAATTGGAATTAGGCCACGAAGGGTACAATGTGACGCTCGCGGCTGATGGCCAGGAGGGGTTCACCCTCGCATCGGAGAATGATTACGATGTGATCCTCCTGGATCTGATGCTGCCAAAGCTGAACGGTCTCGAAGTGTGCAGGCGTCTCAGAAAAACAAAGGATACGCCGATTATTATTATTACAGCAAAAGGGGATACGTACGATAAAGTTGTCGGTCTCGATTACGGTGCGGATGATTACATCGTGAAGCCGTTCGAGATTGAGGAACTGCTCGCGCGCCTTAGAGTAATTATGCGCCGCAGCAAGACGGCGGAGGCGAATCACGATACGCTCGGTCTGCACGGCATTTCGATTGATACGTCAGCGTATACTGTTCAGATTGACGGTACGCCGATCGACCTGACGAAAACGGAATATGAGCTTTTGTATCTGCTCGTAAAGAACACGGGCATCGTTATGAAACGAGAACAGATTCTCGATATTATATGGGGGTACGACAGCGAGGTCGAAACGAATGTCGTCGACGTATACATCAGATATCTCCGCAATAAACTGAAACCGTTCGACAAGGATAAACTGATTGAAACTGTCCGCGGTGTCGGGTACGTGATCAGACAATGAGCCGGGTCACATCGCTCCGCACCCAGTGGCTGAAACTGTCGATTTTAATTATTACGATTACTTATATTCTGTTCAGTTCGCTGCTCATTTACGCGACGAGCGTTTATCTGAAAGACCAGGAGTACCGTTCAGTTTCGCGGAGTCTTGAAGACGTGAGCTCGCTGTATGAAAATCAGCCGTTCAACTCGATTACCGAACGGGATATTTATACGAGTCTGTACGACCATCAGCAGATGGGGCTGTACACGCTGAGCGGGGAAGAAGTTTACCGCTGGCCGATCCGCACACAGCTGAATGTGGATACGGAGTTTGAGGCGAACATTAATCCGGTAATTGAGACAGCGAGCGTCGACGGCGATGATTATCTCGTCGGCACGCGTATGCTGCAGTCGGATTACTGGCACGGCTACGTGTCTGTTGTGCACCCGTTAAACGAGTACAATACGATAATCCGCATGATGCTGTTCATCGCTACGATTATAGGGTTTTTATCGGTTACATTTACATCGATTATCAGTTATTTCTTCTCGATCCAAATGGTGAAACCGATCGGACGGTTCACCGGGCAGCTGAAGAAAATTGAAAATCAGGGGTTCGCCGAACGTCTCGATTTAAAGACGAACATTGTCGAAACCGATTATATGATTGAAACGTTTAACAATATGATGTCGGCGCTCGAAGAGTCGTACAATCAGCAGAAGCAGTTCGTCGAGGATGCGTCCCACGAACTCCGCACGCCGCTCCAGATTATTCAGGGGCACCTGCAGCTGATCAACCGGTGGGGCAGAAATTCACCGGAAGTACTCGATGAGTCGCTCGGCATATCGATAGAAGAACTGAAGCGCATTAACAAACTCGTGGAAGAACTTCTGCTGCTGACAAAAAACGAGGGGCAGGATTATTTACACAACGAGTATATTAATTTAAATGATGAG from Jeotgalicoccus saudimassiliensis includes the following:
- a CDS encoding phosphatase PAP2 family protein gives rise to the protein MSRSKKMSLFLVFTLIFGVIAVFHESRLGRWIDREVYEFIYASESFITTALMLGFTQLGEVLSMIVMSLILISILMLYKLKIHTLFILISMIASSILIPVLKNSFDRERPSMLRLIEISGFSFPSGHAMGSTIFFGSLATIIKHTDLNNKALLMTVCATFILMISSSRVYLGVHYPTDVLAGVVIGLAVVVGTSALLHKKLRKPRLI
- a CDS encoding undecaprenyldiphospho-muramoylpentapeptide beta-N-acetylglucosaminyltransferase — protein: MVSDNKKVMLTGGGTVGHVMLNKLLIPELQNKNIEPHYIGSKNGIEKDIIADMNIPYHSISSGKLRRYISFENLKDIFKVVKGVLDAKKILKREKPLFVFSKGGFVSVPVVLAAAATDVPVYIHESDLTPGLANRIASKFATKVFTTFEATTEHFTDAKAEYLGPAIRPELTQGSHEEGYALTGFNSAKPVLIVMGGSLGAKKINEFIHSHIDTLTEKYQIIHLTGKGNVNKKVKAAGYKQFDYVGDELAHLLAISDIVISRSGSNAIFELLHVKKPMVLIPLGLDQSRGDQIQNAKHFKKQGYAEVLKEEDLNLENLGNTLDDIDNRYSEITYKMTQFKHGFHPDELAAKLIGEASQSEQK
- the deoD gene encoding purine-nucleoside phosphorylase, with translation MSIHINAKQGDIADTILLPGDPLRAKYIAETFLEDVVCYNEVRNMFGYTGTYKGKRISVQGTGMGVPSISIYIHELMRDYGVKNLIRVGTAGALKEEVKVRDVVIAQSATTDSYQNAKLFGNVSYAPTSNFELLLSSYNEAQKRGLDVKVGNVYTADSFYDTKTDTKQLADYGVLAVEMESSALFTIAEEYNARALAILTISDHLITGEVTTAEERQTTFNDMIEVALDAAVPFIGK
- a CDS encoding YozE family protein; the protein is MNTSSCWNQASNMKDRPYYQYMKTELGAKTDIGELANHIIDDMSFPKYSNNYEEISDYLEKNPYLNISLDTFDESFSNYKQWLQS
- a CDS encoding HAMP domain-containing sensor histidine kinase, with translation MSRVTSLRTQWLKLSILIITITYILFSSLLIYATSVYLKDQEYRSVSRSLEDVSSLYENQPFNSITERDIYTSLYDHQQMGLYTLSGEEVYRWPIRTQLNVDTEFEANINPVIETASVDGDDYLVGTRMLQSDYWHGYVSVVHPLNEYNTIIRMMLFIATIIGFLSVTFTSIISYFFSIQMVKPIGRFTGQLKKIENQGFAERLDLKTNIVETDYMIETFNNMMSALEESYNQQKQFVEDASHELRTPLQIIQGHLQLINRWGRNSPEVLDESLGISIEELKRINKLVEELLLLTKNEGQDYLHNEYINLNDEIKSRLESLDKVHPDYTFEARLHKGKVMYPINNYHFEQMLIIFLDNAIKFDTENKHITVGSEVDRDGNIEITITDSGVGIPEAEIDQVFNRFYRVDKSRSREQGGNGLGLSIAKKLVELYRGDVWITSVEGKSATVHIKFTKPKN
- a CDS encoding GNAT family N-acetyltransferase, with the protein product MAINLYENITLENDRIRLVPMQLSHAAELQSINHDSIWTYMLFQATTEDAMSEWIQSAIELRNQLKSIPFVVVLKSTGEVVGATRIQHIDYERQSCEIGASWFGTKAQRTFINSDSKYLLLEYCFEVLHLMRVQVRADERNERSNKAIERIGFTKEGVIRKERALHGVPRNLIIYSIIDDEWPEVKTNLLIKQQSYMMDTPNTIVS
- the msrA gene encoding peptide-methionine (S)-S-oxide reductase MsrA — protein: MATATLAGGCFWCLIKPFDQWDGVKKIVSGYSNGDKQNPTYAEVSTGTTGHIEAVQIEFDEEVMSYRELLEVFFKTFDPTDTGGQFGDRGPQYMPAVFYHDEAQHQTALDLIKELDEAAIFPGPINTPVLPYKNFYEAEEEHQDFHEKNPGHYNAYYKGSGRKGFIDHVWGEN
- a CDS encoding DUF2140 family protein, with amino-acid sequence MAKNIWMILFFVLLIINIAVIVIIASFLNQSYEQTSENNPSGEPNELEFILTNSTVETLINDNIPYDEFTVNINTEGIDVDIEQEVLGFPINSSISGNPVVNGDNIVIHLTDLNLAGLPLSEDTVYTALRKLIELPEGIQLSERERAIVIDMSLFEQYIGGELQADKIDYENDAWYFSVNNNF
- a CDS encoding response regulator transcription factor — protein: MPEVLVVEDETNLARFIELELGHEGYNVTLAADGQEGFTLASENDYDVILLDLMLPKLNGLEVCRRLRKTKDTPIIIITAKGDTYDKVVGLDYGADDYIVKPFEIEELLARLRVIMRRSKTAEANHDTLGLHGISIDTSAYTVQIDGTPIDLTKTEYELLYLLVKNTGIVMKREQILDIIWGYDSEVETNVVDVYIRYLRNKLKPFDKDKLIETVRGVGYVIRQ
- a CDS encoding S41 family peptidase; its protein translation is MHILSEENNDKNVQPKLRSVQMNIFWFIVIILTTIIASVVITAISISNNQERAVNVGTDTRTEFAKLYSVYDTLTENYYEDVDSDALIESSIRGMVEGLEDPYSEYMSIDETDEFEESITGDFEGIGAEVMQEGSKIIISSPMKGSPAEQAGIEPGDQILAVDGDSLEGKTTTEAVQLIRGEKGTDVVLTIQRGSGSPTDITITRDTIHIDSVTYEKVDGVGHISINRFQQGTTDEFSKFIDEAANDGVKELIIDFRYNPGGLLNEAVTMINQFIEPETAALYLEDNTGNQQEIITENEKNENTESFNEVYILINEGSASASEVFTGALDDLTDVTIAGTTSFGKGVVQRTSEFKDNSMLKYTNTKWLTPDKTWVQDDGIKPDIELINPDYYRIELLTEDEVFAEGQENEKVLSIKVALDALGYDIKSFDNHFDAGLTAAVKAYQNDKNLTADGIVTGETTTGILSDIREKINDNDAQLNYLIDYINGDQSIMEIEQKARNNAPHIPPVTEDEQHLTDEAEDEEE
- the msrB gene encoding peptide-methionine (R)-S-oxide reductase MsrB produces the protein MARKDISELTELERQVMKEDGTEAPFENEYWKHFEEGIYVDKLSGKPLFTSKDKFDSSCGWPSFAKSLSDEDVSEHVDTSFGMRRTEVRSETSDSHLGHVFPDGPTELGGLRYCINSAALDFIPKSDLEKEGYGEYVKLLESGE